A single region of the Vicia villosa cultivar HV-30 ecotype Madison, WI linkage group LG4, Vvil1.0, whole genome shotgun sequence genome encodes:
- the LOC131598805 gene encoding pre-mRNA-splicing factor 38-like isoform X3 translates to MIRTVAKLLKVVAADTGGSDGCSGVVLEPWILLQLDEDLQRARCIVVDGDASSLLLGHAHGKFLRMFLGPINVRASRKDVQLKDYKYVRILGAFYLQLTGSDTDVYHYLEPLYNDYRKLRRKLADGHYTCDIAMSRIKKRYCFIVLSLFSIGTIAYDVTTVYCRNHF, encoded by the exons ATGATTAGAACA GTTGCGAAATTGCTGAAGGTCGTCGCGGCGGATACAGGAGGGAGTGATGGCTGTTCCGGAGTGGTGTTGGAGCCGTGGATACTGTTGCAGTTAGATGAAGATTTGCAGAGAGCCAGATGTATTGTTGTTGATGGTGATGCTTCTTCGCTTCTTCTAGGACATGCTCACG GGAAGTTTCTGAGGATGTTTTTGGGTCCTATTAATGTTCGTGCATCTCGTAAGGATGTGCAGCTTAAGGATTACAA GTATGTGAGGATACTTGGTGCTTTTTATTTGCAACTTACTGGATCTGATACTGATGTGTACCATTATCTGGAACCATTGTATAATGATTATAGAAAACTGAGGCGAAAGTTAGCTGATGGAC ATTATACATGTGATATTGCTATGTCGCGCATCAAGAAAAGGTATTGTTTTattgttctttctcttttctctatTGGAACAATAGCATATGATGTTACAACTGTATATTGCAGAAATCATTTTTAA
- the LOC131598805 gene encoding pre-mRNA-splicing factor 38-like isoform X4, which produces MIRTVVAADTGGSDGCSGVVLEPWILLQLDEDLQRARCIVVDGDASSLLLGHAHGKFLRMFLGPINVRASRKDVQLKDYKYVRILGAFYLQLTGSDTDVYHYLEPLYNDYRKLRRKLADGHYTCDIAMSRIKKRYCFIVLSLFSIGTIAYDVTTVYCRNHF; this is translated from the exons ATGATTAGAACA GTCGTCGCGGCGGATACAGGAGGGAGTGATGGCTGTTCCGGAGTGGTGTTGGAGCCGTGGATACTGTTGCAGTTAGATGAAGATTTGCAGAGAGCCAGATGTATTGTTGTTGATGGTGATGCTTCTTCGCTTCTTCTAGGACATGCTCACG GGAAGTTTCTGAGGATGTTTTTGGGTCCTATTAATGTTCGTGCATCTCGTAAGGATGTGCAGCTTAAGGATTACAA GTATGTGAGGATACTTGGTGCTTTTTATTTGCAACTTACTGGATCTGATACTGATGTGTACCATTATCTGGAACCATTGTATAATGATTATAGAAAACTGAGGCGAAAGTTAGCTGATGGAC ATTATACATGTGATATTGCTATGTCGCGCATCAAGAAAAGGTATTGTTTTattgttctttctcttttctctatTGGAACAATAGCATATGATGTTACAACTGTATATTGCAGAAATCATTTTTAA
- the LOC131598805 gene encoding pre-mRNA-splicing factor 38-like isoform X1, with translation MSLCLEWMLLKVAKLLKVVAADTGGSDGCSGVVLEPWILLQLDEDLQRARCIVVDGDASSLLLGHAHGKFLRMFLGPINVRASRKDVQLKDYKYVRILGAFYLQLTGSDTDVYHYLEPLYNDYRKLRRKLADGHYTCDIAMSRIKKSYHSFSLL, from the exons ATGAGTTTATGTTTGGAATGGATGTTGCTGAAGGTTGCGAAATTGCTGAAGGTCGTCGCGGCGGATACAGGAGGGAGTGATGGCTGTTCCGGAGTGGTGTTGGAGCCGTGGATACTGTTGCAGTTAGATGAAGATTTGCAGAGAGCCAGATGTATTGTTGTTGATGGTGATGCTTCTTCGCTTCTTCTAGGACATGCTCACG GGAAGTTTCTGAGGATGTTTTTGGGTCCTATTAATGTTCGTGCATCTCGTAAGGATGTGCAGCTTAAGGATTACAA GTATGTGAGGATACTTGGTGCTTTTTATTTGCAACTTACTGGATCTGATACTGATGTGTACCATTATCTGGAACCATTGTATAATGATTATAGAAAACTGAGGCGAAAGTTAGCTGATGGAC ATTATACATGTGATATTGCTATGTCGCGCATCAAGAAAAG CTATCATAGCTTCAGCTTATTATGA
- the LOC131598805 gene encoding pre-mRNA-splicing factor 38-like isoform X2, translating to MSLCLEWMLLKVAKLLKVVAADTGGSDGCSGVVLEPWILLQLDEDLQRARCIVVDGDASSLLLGHAHGKFLRMFLGPINVRASRKDVQLKDYKYVRILGAFYLQLTGSDTDVYHYLEPLYNDYRKLRRKLADGHYTCDIAMSRIKKRYCFIVLSLFSIGTIAYDVTTVYCRNHF from the exons ATGAGTTTATGTTTGGAATGGATGTTGCTGAAGGTTGCGAAATTGCTGAAGGTCGTCGCGGCGGATACAGGAGGGAGTGATGGCTGTTCCGGAGTGGTGTTGGAGCCGTGGATACTGTTGCAGTTAGATGAAGATTTGCAGAGAGCCAGATGTATTGTTGTTGATGGTGATGCTTCTTCGCTTCTTCTAGGACATGCTCACG GGAAGTTTCTGAGGATGTTTTTGGGTCCTATTAATGTTCGTGCATCTCGTAAGGATGTGCAGCTTAAGGATTACAA GTATGTGAGGATACTTGGTGCTTTTTATTTGCAACTTACTGGATCTGATACTGATGTGTACCATTATCTGGAACCATTGTATAATGATTATAGAAAACTGAGGCGAAAGTTAGCTGATGGAC ATTATACATGTGATATTGCTATGTCGCGCATCAAGAAAAGGTATTGTTTTattgttctttctcttttctctatTGGAACAATAGCATATGATGTTACAACTGTATATTGCAGAAATCATTTTTAA